In Nissabacter sp. SGAir0207, the genomic stretch CCGCTGTTTGCCTTCCTGCCGGTCGAGACCGTGATCAAGACGCGGCAGGAGGAGTACTACGCTGCCCTGTCAGCCGCCGATCGGCAGGCGCAGGCCACTCCCTTTATTGCCTTCATGCTGGCTGCCATTCTGGAGGCGATGCGGGAGGTGCAGGCGGTGGCGGAGCCAGCCATCCGCCTGACGCCTGCCGTACAGGCGCTGCTCCAGACGCTCTACCGCAGCCCGCCGCTGAAAAGCGCCGAGCTGATGGCGGCGCTGGGGCTGCGCCACCGGCCGACCTTCCGGCAAAACGTACTGGAACCGGCCTTGCAAAGGGGGTGGGTAGCGATGGTCAACCCCGATGCGCCCCGTAGCCCGCAACAGCGTTACTGGCTGACGGCGGCGGGGGATCAGGTGCTCGCCAATTGGCTGGAATAAAAAAGCCGGGCAAGCCCGGCTGTGTTTATTTGACCGACCAGTAGGCGAGCAGCTGGAGGGCGGAGGAGTAGTAGCCGTCGTCATCCTGTAGGGTGTCGGTGACGTTGAAGTCATCGCCCAGCGTGACGTCGCGGACGGCGAGCATTCCCGGTGAGAGGGCGTAGTTGGCCTTGGCACCGCTCTGCACGTCGATGAAGGCGGGCGTGTTGTCGCGCGGGTAACCCTGCCAGTAGTGGACGAAGGGTTGCAGCGCCGGGGTGCCGCGTTCGGCCCAGTTCAGGTAGAGCGGGATGCGCACCGCGTCATAGCTGAAGCGCGGCGGCCAGCCCTCGGCGGGGGAGAGGCTGCCATCGGCGCGCAGCGTCACCCAATCGGTGGGCAGGCCCACTTTGCCAAAGTTCATCTGTTGCAGCAGCGCAAGGCAGTCGTCGTTCAGCGATTTCCACACCTTCAGGTGGCTGTGCTGGTAGAACGCCTTCCACGCCGGGAACAGGAAGTAGGAGGGGTTCAGCGTCACGTAGCTGGTGTGGTTGAAGCCGTAAATGCCCGGCAGCATCACCGTTTTGCCAGCGAACTCGACCACGTTGTGCTTCACGATCGCCGCCTGCAACTTCTCGGAGGCGCGGGTGTAGGCGGCGTGGTGCCACTTATCGCCCGCCAGCAGCAGCGCCCAGGCCATCAGGATGTCGCCGTCGGCGGCGTTGTTCTTGTCGCCCACCTTCTCTTTGGCGTTCGGGTCAAAGCGCCAGGCGTACAGCCCCACCTCCTTACGGTAGAGGGTTTTGTCCGCCCACTGGTAGAGGCGGTCAAAGGTGGGGCGGTCATTGTTGAAGACCGCCAGCAACATGCTGAACCCCTGTCCCTCGGTGTGGCTGACGCTGCGGTTGGCGGTATCGACAATCCGGCCATCCGGCATCAGGAAACGGCTTTTGAACTGGCTCCAGCCCTCGCCCTGCGCGCAGGCCAGCGCGGAAAACAGCCCCAGTACCAGAATCAGCGCCGCGTGGCGCACTGCTCTCATCATCTTGGTTGTCCTAGTAAGCGGCCGCGCCAGGGGGCGCGGCCAAAAGCCGATTACCGTCCGTTGTGGTAGCGGAACCGCAAGGCACCCTGTGCGTCCGTGCCCTCACTGCGCAACGGCACCTGCGGCTGGCCGCCCTGTGCCTGCAACCAGACGGCGTAGGCCCCCTCCAGCAGCGCGCTGAAGCCCGCCTGCCACTGCGCCCGGTCGCCCTGCGGCGCCTGCGGCCAGGCCAGATGCGTCAGCGCCAGATCGCGCTCGCCCGGCTCCAGCCGCACTTCGCCCCAGTCAAAATCCGCCAGCAGCCGGTTAAGCGCATCTTCCAATTCTCCCACCGTCCGGCAGGCTGGCAGCGGGTGGCGGGTCGCCAGATTGCCGCCCATCAGGCGCAGGAACTGGCGGCCATCCTCGCCCTCGGCGCTCTCCAGCACGCCAGAGAGCAGAACCTGCACCAGATCCTGCCAGCCCGGCACCCTCTGTCGGCGCTGGTGGTAGGCGAGTTGTTGGGCGTTCGCGTCTTGCATCAAAGTGTTCATTCGTTATTTCCTGTCCAGCAGGTAGCGGAAGTAGACCTCCGCCCTGCTCTCATTGTAGTCACCAAAGGTGTCATAACCCACCTTGCCGCCGATGATCATGTTGCGGTTAAGGTGGTAGTTGCCAGC encodes the following:
- the bcsD gene encoding cellulose biosynthesis protein BcsD — protein: MNTLMQDANAQQLAYHQRRQRVPGWQDLVQVLLSGVLESAEGEDGRQFLRLMGGNLATRHPLPACRTVGELEDALNRLLADFDWGEVRLEPGERDLALTHLAWPQAPQGDRAQWQAGFSALLEGAYAVWLQAQGGQPQVPLRSEGTDAQGALRFRYHNGR
- a CDS encoding glycosyl hydrolase family 8; its protein translation is MRAVRHAALILVLGLFSALACAQGEGWSQFKSRFLMPDGRIVDTANRSVSHTEGQGFSMLLAVFNNDRPTFDRLYQWADKTLYRKEVGLYAWRFDPNAKEKVGDKNNAADGDILMAWALLLAGDKWHHAAYTRASEKLQAAIVKHNVVEFAGKTVMLPGIYGFNHTSYVTLNPSYFLFPAWKAFYQHSHLKVWKSLNDDCLALLQQMNFGKVGLPTDWVTLRADGSLSPAEGWPPRFSYDAVRIPLYLNWAERGTPALQPFVHYWQGYPRDNTPAFIDVQSGAKANYALSPGMLAVRDVTLGDDFNVTDTLQDDDGYYSSALQLLAYWSVK